The following are encoded in a window of Castanea sativa cultivar Marrone di Chiusa Pesio chromosome 5, ASM4071231v1 genomic DNA:
- the LOC142633568 gene encoding uncharacterized protein LOC142633568, translated as MKNTIRCCISCILPCGALDVIRIVHSNGRVEEISGTIRAGEIMKAHPKHVLKKPSSSSNEGCVPKIVIVPPDAELQRGKIYFLMPVPEKTRSKSSSTSSTKKKRRSSTTTEAENNNANNAVSMTNLLISDQYLSEILSEKLSTQRDRRRGRVGVWRPHLESICESPSDV; from the coding sequence ATGAAAAACACCATAAGATGCTGCATCTCTTGCATTCTACCATGTGGAGCTTTGGACGTAATTCGCATAGTACACTCCAATGGTCGTGTGGAAGAGATCAGTGGCACAATCCGAGCTGGTGAGATCATGAAAGCACACCCTAAACACGTTCTAAAgaaaccctcttcttcttctaacgAGGGTTGTGTCCCAAAGATTGTGATAGTCCCTCCTGACGCAGAGCTTCAACGTGGAAAGATATACTTCCTCATGCCCGTACCGGAAAAAACTCgatcaaaatcatcatcaacatcatcaaccaaaaagaaaagaagatcaTCAACGACCACAGAGGCCGAGAATAACAATGCCAACAACGCTGTTTCAATGACAAACCTATTGATATCTGATCAGTATTTGAGTGAAATACTCTCAGAGAAGCTCTCCACACAAAGGGATCGTAGAAGAGGCCGTGTTGGTGTGTGGAGGCCTCACTTAGAGAGCATCTGTGAGTCACCAAGTGATGTTTAA
- the LOC142635295 gene encoding uncharacterized protein LOC142635295 translates to MDEATSTKSSPSSNEEVPNDEAPLWQYVTKIEKPPGSTVKSGGNTQFKCNYCVNIYLGSYSRVKAHLLKIVNKGIKLCPSVTPSHRLEMQRMHDQVENDKLERERRRQIPLPPPLPGRGPIGNSPSFRTQEESDSTNPFDGNKRRKVVNPTLEKLFQNNARHELDSQIARMFYTDGLSFNFARNPYYRSSYSYAATHSIPGYLPLEYNALKTTLLQREKAHVDRLLKPIKDFWVENGVSIVSDGWSNPQRRPLINIITVSDGGPVFIKAIDGSGEFKDKRYIVGVLRDAIKEIGHHKIVQVITDNANVMKSAGALIEVADTRFTSVVIMLKRLKLIKRCLQAMAISEQWASYREDDVGKAQKVKEMILSDLWWDRVDYTLEFTAPIYDMIRVADTDKHCLYLVYEMWDLMIEKVKAVIYRHEGLEDDEYSSFWSVVYDILIDRWTKNCTPLHCLAHSLNPKYYSTEWLSENSKRIAPHRDHEISMERSKCLDRFFEDVNE, encoded by the exons ATGGATGAAGCTACTAGCACAAAAAGTTCACCTTCATCTAATGAAGAAGTGCCAAATGATGAAGCTCCTCTTTGGCAGTAtgtgactaaaatagaaaaaccacCTGGTTCTACTGTTAAATCAGGTGGAAACACACAATTTAAGTGCAACTATTGTGTTAATATTTATTTGGGATCCTATTCTAGAGTTAaggctcatttattaaaaattgttaataaaggtATTAAATTATGCCCTAGTGTGACACCGAGCCATAGGTTGGAGATGCAGCGAATGCATGATCAAGTTGAGAATGATAAGTTAGAAAGAGAACGGAGAAGACAAATTCCCTTACCCCCACCTCTCCCAGGTCGTGGGCCTATTGGGAATAGTCCCTCATTTCGGACACAAGAAGAGAGTGATAGTACAAATCCCTTTGATGGTAATAAAAGGAGGAAGGTTGTGAATCCTACGCTAGAGAAATTATTccagaataatgctagacatgaaTTGGACAGTCAAATTGCTAGGATGTTTTATACCGATGGGCTTTCGTTTAACTTTGCAAGGAACCCATATTATCGTAGTTCCTATTCATATGCCGCTACTCATAGCATTCCAGGTTATCTTCCTCTTGAATACAATGCCTTGAAAACAACActtttgcaaagagaaaaagctcATGTTGATAGACTTTTAAAACCAATTAAGGACTTTTGGGTTGAAAATGGTGTAAGTATAGTTTCTGATGGATGGTCAAATCCACAAAGGAggcctcttattaatattataactGTATCAGATGGGGGTCCAGTGTTTATAAAGGCAATTGATGGATCAGGTGAGTTCAAAGACAAACGTTATATTGTTGGGGTGTTGAGGGATGCTATAAAAGAGATTGGACATCACAAAATTGTCCAAGTCATCACTGATAATGCTAATGTGATGAAGTCTGCTGGAGCTCTTATTGAGG TTGCTGATACTAGATTTACTTCAGTTGTTATAATGCTAAAaaggttgaagttgataaaaagatgcCTTCAAGCCATGGCTATTAGTGAGCAATGGGCTTCTTATAGGGAGGATGATGTTGGAAAAGCTCAAAAGGTGAAGGAGATGATTCTAAGTGATCTTTGGTGGGATAGGGTTGATTATACCCTTGAATTCACAGcacctatttatgatatgataCGAGTAGCTGACACAGATAAGCATTGTCTTTATCTTGTGTATGAGATGTGGGATTTAATGATAGAGAAGGTGAAGGCAGTAATATATCGGCATGAAGGCTTGGAAGATGATGAGTATAGCtcattttggagtgtggtgtatGATATACTTATTGATCGTTGGACTAAAAATTGTACTCCACTACACTGCTTGGctcattccttaaatcctaa ATATTACTCCACTGAATGGCTTTCGGAGAATTCAAAACGCATCGCTCCACATCGAGATCatgaaatttctatggaaaGGAGCAAGTGTTTGGATCGATTCTTTGAAGATGTGAATGAATAA
- the LOC142637117 gene encoding putative NAD(P)H dehydrogenase (quinone) FQR1-like 1 translates to MATKVYIVYYSTYGHVEKLAEQIKKGAESVEGVEAKLWQVPETLSDEVLGKLGAPPKSDVPVITPGELAEADGLLFGFPTRYGTMAAQFQAFIDSTAAQWRTQELVGKPAGLFYSTGSQGGGQETTPLTAITLLVHHGMIFVPIGYTFGAGMFEMEKVRGGSPYGAGTYAGDGSRQPSELELDLAFHRGKYFAAISKKLKGTA, encoded by the exons TTACTATTCTACTTATGGACATGTTGAGAAGCTGGCTGAACAGATAAAGAAAGGAGCTGAATCCGTGGAAGGAGTAGAAGCAAAACTGTGGCAG GTACCCGAGACATTGTCTGATGAAGTTCTTGGGAAGTTGGGAGCACCACCAAAGAGTGATGTACCTGTCATTACTCCTGGAGAGCTTGCTGAGGCTGATGGTTTACTTTTTGGTTTCCCAACTAGATATGGAACGATGGCTGCACAATTTCAAGCCTTTATAGATTCAACTGCAGCGCAATGGAGAACTCAAGAGCTTGTAGGCAAGCCTGCAGGACTTTTCTATAGCACTGGATCACAAGGAGGTGGGCAAGAGACTACCCC CTTGACAGCCATTACTCTGCTTGTTCACCATGGAATGATTTTTGTGCCTATTGGGTACACATTTGGGGCTGGCATGTTTGAGATGGAGAAGGTAAGAGGTGGCTCCCCATATGGTGCAGGAACTTATGCCGGGGATGGATCAAGACAGCCTTCTGAGCTAGAGTTGGACTTAGCTTTCCACCGGGGAAAGTATTTTGCTGCCATTTCAAAGAAACTCAAGGGAACAGCTTGA